Proteins from a single region of Pseudodesulfovibrio portus:
- a CDS encoding FAD-dependent oxidoreductase, with the protein MAKRIYRIRGIEDGHRVESRLLEKRIQDAVRKGARKLEIDAMGQHGIGGRLWISKEEPISVTITGSPGQRIGSKGFPGTSIEVLGPASDDIGWLNAGAEIIVHGNASNGVCNAMAQGKVFIAGNIGSRGMTMTKTNPRFAPPELWVLGSVGDYFAEFMAGGTAVVCGHEAQSPKNVLGYRPCVGMVGGRIFVRGPIDGFSQADALMEPIDDETWAWLTANLESYLKKIKRIRLLKRLTRREEWQLIRAKTPFEKKGKVRRSMTDFRSNVWDKELGMGGMIGDLTSLDRSPIPLVVHGDLRRRVPVWENRKYMAPCQSSCPTGMPVQKRWQLVRDGLVDEAVDLALAYTPFPATVCGYLCPNLCMEGCTRSTQQGMAAVDITKLGREGHKSKAPKLPKLSGKRVAVIGGGPAGISVAWQIRMKGHEAVVFDMAKTLGGKITSSIPNSRVPKEVVEAEVERAAKVLPHVHLQQELKRKEFEELREEYDYVVLATGAQKPRVIPVPGHERIYPALTFLKDAKQGKAKIGRKLVIIGAGNVGCDVATVAAGVGAEDITLIDIQEPASFGKERKEAEAVGARFKWPCFTKEITKEGVLLQSGELIEADTVIMSIGDAPDIEFLPDNIALDRGHVVVNDDYQTTDSKVFAIGDVVRPGLLTHAIGHGRRAAEIIDDLFNNRRPQSDTSEMIDYTRMTLEYFDPRVIEFSDMNQCGAECSSCGSCRDCYICDTVCPQAAIVRVELPDGGFERVVDPDKCIACGFCADSCPCGIWDMKAPAPME; encoded by the coding sequence ATGGCTAAGAGAATATATCGCATACGCGGGATTGAAGACGGCCATCGCGTCGAGTCCCGCCTGCTTGAAAAACGCATTCAGGACGCCGTGCGCAAGGGCGCGCGCAAGCTCGAAATCGACGCCATGGGCCAACACGGCATCGGCGGCAGGCTCTGGATTTCCAAGGAAGAGCCCATTTCCGTGACTATCACCGGTTCCCCGGGGCAGCGCATCGGTTCCAAGGGATTCCCCGGCACCTCCATCGAGGTCCTGGGACCGGCTTCGGACGACATCGGCTGGCTCAACGCGGGCGCGGAAATCATCGTGCACGGCAACGCCAGCAACGGCGTATGCAACGCCATGGCCCAGGGCAAGGTCTTCATCGCGGGCAATATCGGCTCGCGCGGCATGACCATGACCAAGACCAACCCCCGGTTCGCCCCGCCCGAGTTGTGGGTGCTGGGCTCGGTGGGCGACTACTTCGCCGAGTTCATGGCCGGCGGCACCGCCGTGGTCTGCGGCCACGAGGCCCAGAGCCCCAAGAACGTGCTCGGCTACCGCCCCTGCGTGGGGATGGTCGGTGGCCGGATATTCGTGCGTGGTCCCATCGACGGGTTTTCCCAGGCGGACGCTCTCATGGAGCCCATCGACGACGAGACGTGGGCCTGGCTGACCGCGAACCTGGAAAGCTACCTCAAGAAAATCAAACGCATCCGCTTGCTCAAGCGGCTCACCCGGCGCGAGGAGTGGCAGCTCATCCGGGCAAAGACCCCGTTCGAGAAGAAGGGCAAGGTCCGCCGCTCCATGACCGATTTCCGGTCCAACGTCTGGGACAAGGAATTGGGAATGGGCGGCATGATCGGCGACCTGACGTCGCTGGACCGTTCCCCCATCCCGCTGGTCGTGCACGGCGATCTGCGCCGGAGGGTGCCGGTTTGGGAAAACCGCAAGTACATGGCTCCCTGCCAGTCCAGCTGTCCCACGGGCATGCCCGTGCAGAAGCGCTGGCAGCTGGTGCGTGACGGCCTGGTTGACGAGGCGGTCGATCTGGCCCTGGCCTATACGCCGTTCCCGGCAACGGTCTGCGGCTATCTTTGCCCCAACCTGTGCATGGAGGGGTGTACCCGTTCCACGCAGCAGGGCATGGCCGCCGTGGACATCACCAAGCTCGGTCGCGAGGGGCACAAGTCCAAGGCGCCCAAGCTGCCCAAGTTGTCCGGCAAGCGCGTGGCCGTCATCGGCGGCGGCCCGGCCGGTATCTCCGTGGCCTGGCAGATTCGCATGAAGGGGCACGAGGCCGTTGTCTTCGACATGGCCAAGACCCTGGGCGGCAAGATAACGTCCTCCATCCCGAACTCCCGCGTCCCCAAGGAAGTGGTCGAGGCCGAGGTCGAACGGGCTGCCAAGGTGCTGCCCCACGTCCATCTGCAGCAGGAACTCAAGCGCAAGGAATTCGAGGAGCTGCGTGAGGAATACGACTACGTGGTCCTGGCCACCGGCGCGCAGAAGCCGCGCGTCATCCCGGTGCCCGGCCATGAGCGCATCTACCCGGCCCTGACCTTCCTCAAGGACGCCAAGCAGGGCAAGGCCAAGATCGGCAGGAAGCTGGTCATCATCGGCGCGGGCAACGTGGGCTGCGACGTGGCCACCGTGGCCGCAGGCGTCGGGGCCGAGGACATCACCCTGATCGACATCCAGGAACCCGCCTCCTTCGGCAAGGAGCGCAAGGAAGCCGAGGCCGTGGGCGCCCGCTTCAAGTGGCCCTGTTTCACCAAGGAGATCACCAAAGAGGGCGTGCTGCTCCAATCCGGCGAGCTGATCGAGGCCGACACGGTCATCATGTCCATCGGTGATGCCCCGGATATCGAGTTCCTGCCCGACAACATCGCCCTGGATCGCGGCCATGTGGTGGTCAACGACGACTACCAGACCACGGATTCCAAGGTGTTCGCCATCGGCGACGTGGTCCGGCCCGGCCTGTTGACCCATGCCATCGGCCACGGGCGCAGGGCTGCCGAGATCATCGACGACCTGTTCAACAATCGCCGTCCGCAATCCGACACCAGCGAGATGATCGACTACACCCGTATGACGCTCGAATACTTCGACCCGCGCGTCATCGAGTTCAGCGACATGAACCAGTGCGGGGCGGAGTGCTCCTCCTGCGGTTCCTGCCGCGACTGCTACATCTGCGACACGGTCTGCCCCCAGGCGGCCATCGTCCGCGTTGAGCTGCCCGACGGCGGCTTCGAGCGCGTGGTGGACCCGGACAAGTGCATTGCCTGCGGGTTCTGCGCCGATTCCTGCCCCTGCGGCATCTGGGACATGAAGGCCCCGGCTCCCATGGAGTAG